ctgggttttcaagagccaGACGATAATCCTTTCATTAACAGAGTAGTTTAATCTGAGTTAAATCTGTACTATAACATTTACAATCTCTCCACAAATGTTCAACAGCATCAACAATAATGTACCAGCCTAATATTACAGTACCAGTGTGGATATTGTTTTATCatctttgctgttgttgttgttgttgtgtccaGGACCAGTTTGAGTTTGCACTGACTGCTGTCGCAGAGGAAGTCAACGCCATCCTCAAAGCTCTGCCCCAGTGAAACCAGTACGACCCAGAACCGCCACCCGTCTGACTCTCGCGCCCCCCCCTCGACCTTCAGCCTAATGTTTGCTTTCCCCGTCTGTGATGACAACGATCGTTGTCATGATCATTGTCTTTCTGTTTGTCGAGTAATGCCTTGAATCGTAACGTCACACAacgtaaaagtaaaaaaagaaaaaagaaaatgttattggACGAGTTTAAATCAAGCAGGCAAATCTCTGATTTTCAATATTTGTGGTGCAggtgtgatgtgttcagggacgTTCAGAGTGTAATGAATACTTTATATCTGGATGAAAATCACAGCAGGATAaggaaatgtattaaaataaaataaaatgaaaattgagACGCATGTCCCATCACAGTGAAAACGATCAGTAATATTTTCAAATCCCTCTGGAGTCCACATTAATTCTGACTTTGAGATGTTAACATTATATAAAAAGAAGTATGTTTCCTGGTATAACCAGATAATTACtttattaattacatttttttaatttattaaatttaCTAGTACATTTATTCCAGTTTTTACATGGAagtaaaacaaagatatttctttaacaatattaaatgatctttcttgtgttgtgttcataTAAATAGACGAAATATGATGCTCACGGATGGATAGCAAGACACCGGAGGGTTTTTGAAACATTACTATTGTTCCTCGTTATGCCTTGACAACTTCTCTGACCATGTTTTCCAACACTGAATGCATTGTGCTGTAACATCTTCCTGCATGTGAATGAGCCACAGATGATTTAAACATCAGATTCTGGTCGCTGTCAAATCTCAGTGCCACATAGACCTAAATTTCCCTCTTGTACATGGTTAAAGTTTGCTAAAATTGCCTTGGATTGTCAAAATTTCCACTGAAAGTGTTTAAATACAAGAGGTTTTCCAGGAATGTGAGCGATGAAGTCGAGAGATGTCCGTTCCTCACCCGATGTGACTTACAcctgcagaaaaacacaaaactactgTGTCCTTCTCTTTGTTCATTCCAATCATTTAAAGTGGGTAAATTGTTGTGTACCTCATGCAAGTaagaaaatgatataaaaaaagaagaaaagaaatgctATTCTATGAAAAATAAGCTATTTTGTATCTGTGAGATCTCTAATAAATCTTTTCGTGTTTAACTGCTGCAATCAATTAGTTTGACTTCTGTGATTTTCTAAAAGCTGACGCAACCAAAAACAAGTCACACAAAGATAATAACAgaagactatatatatatatatatataaatatatatataaaagtatatacaattattattatttttatgtttttgttgtatttttaggGCTGACTATTTTATTcagttatatatatgtatatatatatatatattaagttTACAGTTTACAAGTTTAAGTTtataagtatttattttattttatttctgttcaaaTATTACTATTTTTGGTCTCTGCTGTTTCCTCATCGGCTCTTCCTTAGTCGTTTCTTTTGCTTGAAAAAATGCTGtatcaataaagtctaattgattgattcattgacTGATTGTCTTGATAGGAGGAGGATCAGCATTGAGCGGAACGTTTGAAATGCACTGTTGTTTGCCACCGGGCTTGTAGGCCAGCCGGACCTGTCAACAAGATCTTGCCGCCGGAGCTGCGTCTCTTGCTAATGTTGGTACATTTAAAGTGCTAATGtgcttatttttatatttgaacaAGTATCTGGGTGTGCTTGTAAGATGCCATGgcagaataatgacatttaTCAGACATTTTATCAGATACTAGTGTCCACAATGGCAAAAGGCAAACTGTTGCCAAGTTCCATCGTCtgctgaaaatggaaaaaaatctgcaaaaCCGTCCGTTTATAGTTGGCGAGATCGATGCCGATTTTCAATAATCATTCAGAGACATAGAGTCAGTATTAAAATCATAAACAGTGTCTGAAATATATTTGATTATAACCAAGCAAACTTAAAAGTCCCAGATTTTAAAATGGAGTTCAGTCTGTAAAATATAAACTAACGTGTACTCATGTCACAGCTGTTTCTATTTTCTCCCTCACTTTGGTAAAGTGTCATGTTGACCGAATGAAAGAATGTCTATTTTCAAAGTTTAAAGGCCAAAACGTATATGTCGTAGGAATGTGTCCTGGGGAGTTAGAGGTTTTCAAGTTCAGACTTCCAAGATTTATGAACGGAGTTTGGTTTGACGCGCTCCGCTTGCAGGCGAGAAGGGAGCGTGTCAGGACGTCAGCCTCTGACCGCGAGCTTTGTACGGCTGTACTTTGTTGTCATAAAGTCActgttttggtatttttttgAGTCGACCTCTGAAACGTGCTGCGTGTTTCAAACGCCACTGACGAGAAAAACCTCTTTTCTTTCCAAGAAAACAGGCCCATTACAGATCAACGGAGAGGAGAAGGTAACCCGCAGGAGCTGCCACTGCGGTGTCCCCGGGCCAAAGGGGGTGATTATGCGGCCGGGACGGCGTCTGTAACGCGGCTTTAACACATCTCGGTCCAGGCTTTGGGAGCGCATTCCTTGGAGGTGAGTGATTTTAACACgtttgataaaaaagaaaattacaccGTGTTTTGGGTGTGGGCGTGGACAAACATCCATAATCCAGGGTCATTGTCAAAAACATACACTTTCTCACAAGTCTATACCAGCTCTGACTCAAAGTCTGTTCAGTATTATTCAGATTGgtataaatgtcttatttttttactcaataaataataaatgatgtcTTTCTTGGTGTCCAAGTGACAGTTTCAGATGCCTTTAACTTGAAATCCACACTTATTTAGAGCAGTTTTTGAGCAGACATAAAGGAATTACCCATAATTAGATTGAAAGATcagcagtctcaccattagatgtcccTAATTTTTACCTTTCAGTAATATATGAATTAATTCctaatttattaattcatttgttcTTTGATTGCTTGAAGAATATTAAGTGTAGAGCTTCACGAATACTAGACTAATACAAGGGGATCAGGCGTGTGTCTCGCTGAGGTGCACCTTGGGAGTTGTAGTCAACAAGAGCTTCATGTCTTCCTGAATCTTAACagtctccatctgtctgtcctcctaAGGGAGTCCATACTTTCTGCCACGATGGAGGTCAGCGGAGCCCCGGCCGACGTCCTCCTCCAGAGTCCCTGGCTTCCTGTGAACATCAGCGGCTGCCAGCTCCTGACCAAGACCTGGTTTGGGGACTCCTCATACCACATCCTGCTGACGGACATGGTCTGTGTGTGGGAGGAGTGGATGGACTCGGCCGCCATTCAGAGACGTTCGCAGGTACAAAGCAAATCTCGATTGTCTTTGATACATCTGTTCATGATGGTCATatttcattaaatgttaaatgtaggGAGGtttgtatttcattatttaatacaaaaaaaacccctctaATATCTTCCTCCAGGAGCTGAACAAGCGTTTGCGAGCCCCAGTCAAGGCTTTCTTCTCCCACCTGTGCGAGGTGGTGCAGCCCTGTCTGTCAGGGAGCGGCACCGGCACCGACCAAGCCGACGACGAAGCTCAGATCTCCCTGACGACGAGACGCGAGGGCGGCAACATGGTTATGAGGCTGAAGAGCGAGCTGGCGGGGCTGCCCTTCTACTGGGAGTTTCACTGCACCCCCGCGCCTGTCACGATGGTACGCTCCACATTTTACGTTCGACAGAAAGCCCGTCACTGTATTTAATGGTCTGTTTATAGCAGACTTGATCAGTTTTTCCCAGATGTGAGTTGCTGATTGTTTGTTAGTGTGTTTCTCACAAGaaggaggcagtaatgcaacattttgTTTGCCAATccccataaaacaaaaaagaagaagatgctaTACTATAATCAAATCACTTTACGTGTGGATTTAATCATCTTTTGAAGTACTTTTCATCATGCTTTTtgcatttaataaatgtttttgtgagGCGAGTTGAAGAAAAAGAATTGGAACATTGTCTCAAAACAGTTTGCAGTGAAATATAAAGGACTCTCTGGAGTGATTAGGCCACATTTAAACAACGTTTGATAAGTTAATACTGATTTATCACAAGTTTTCTGTTAGCAGAACATAAAACGTGCATagttacaaaaaataaaaatgcaaactgAGTCACAAAGTGCATTTTAAGGGAGGAAGTGGAGGGAGATACAGTTAAAACCTACACTGGCTCCCTTGTTTCCAGGCGTGCGTTCAGCTagtgcgccccctgctgacgATGAGCCGCCTGCTGCAGCGGCAGGTTGCGCAGCTGGGATGTCTGCTGATGAGGAAGGACGCAGAGATCCAGGACTACAGGGAGAACGGAGCCACGCTCACCAGAGGTATACACCACGTACAGTATTTATCACATTAGTACACATAGGTCACATGTGGACACATTTGGCAGCAACACATTATAGATGTAAGTTGCATAAACTCCTGTTTGAACCGTCCGTAACATCATTAAAACTTACTGCTGTCCCAggaatgaccataacatgtctATTCCCTGTATGTGTTTGAACCCAGAGCGGCTGCAGACCGATGTTTTTGAAGAGCAAACATACAGAGAGGACTTCATGGCAAAGGTGAGAggtcagcaacacacacacacacgcacacacacacaccacagcccTTGCAACCTGTTGTTTGGGTCTGTTTTTGCCGTCTTCTCTTATGCCTGATCGCTAACCGGCTGTGGCGAGCGTGGCAGGAACCACATAATAAAACATTGCGACCGCTGGAACGagcagcactctctctctctctctccctccctctctctttctctttctctctctgtctgactgAAACATGAGTCGCCATGACACACTTTAAAGTCGCTGCATGTTACCGCCCAGTCAAGCCCTGATGATTTTTCTCTATGAGTGTGTTTACTGTATTAAGGTGTGGAATTTCTCATCATCTCTGACTGTGTTGACCACTgactcctcgtgtgtgtgtgtgtgtgtgtgtgtgtgtgtgtgtgtgtgtgtgtgtgtgtgtgtgaggcatgtGTCCAGGTATTTCTAATCTACCTGTGGAATTGTCAAGGTGTGCCTGTCTGCTCGCTCTGGGTTTATTTATAACTTTGTTGTTTCAGTTTTCACCTCATTGACTTCAGGGTTTTTCAGTTTTCATGTGATGGAGTGTTTCTTATTTTCAATAATACCTGTCCAACTtctcaaggcccttgaaagtttttgaaagtcGCCCCAAAATAGACATGAGTCGTTGAAAGttcttgaattttgtgcaagaaaggaGTTCATTTAATATTGAGCTGaataaatgtctcccttgtttgttatgacgccacctactgtctCATGCCCTACATTGCTTGATGCACATAGACTCATTACTAGCAGTGTTTTGGACAcggtccactgtctctctccactgttgacgtgagattccaggcagaacaatgagcgagtaaagttaagcaagagCGAGCTAATGATGTGAGGTCTAGGatccaagatcccaaggacaatcacttgtccagatgtaGTGCGTGctgtaaatcaataaaagtggacgccatcatggacgaagCGGCCATTaaaagttgccctcccatcttgaGCCATGTCGTCACATtaggtccttgaatttgaggaaattggtcctggaaagtccgaTTGTGATTGTCCACCGGGTTCTGAGAACAACTTAACATCATTGTCTTaatttttagtgtttttcttcaggATTCAAAGTGGATTTAAAGCCAAGCTGTGCTCactgcgccctctgctggactagTGGTCATTACTTTAGACGGTGTGATGGGCTTCTAGGCTGTTCATGAACAAGATTTAAAGGTTCCACGTTTCAACTATCTGGATTTCATGTAAAAAGTGACCGCCCTGGTGAAGGGAGCAAGCATTTTAACGTAAACTTTGTCAACAAACACAGTTTTAACTGCAACTTAAAGTGGTTCTTAAGGTGTTCTTAAGTCGTGCTCTCTCTGGATCCTCTCATCGCCGATGGACCACGGTGTATTTTTGCTGTATCACTGTTGCCAGTTCTTTTAAAAGGGcgtgtttgattcttgtgtcggacgtcacgctcataACTCTCCCAGTGACGACACTCGGTGACTGGCAAAGTGACGTATGATTTGAATCAAAACTAAAATTAGCTGAACTTATGCTGCCCTTAATTCTTGTAGAATAACTATTGTTCCACACGGTAAGAAATCAGATTTCATGTAAAGGTCACAACTGCAGGTtgaggatttgtttttttttttttttttaaaggtgaatgTTGAATGAAAACTTGAATGCAGGGAAATTTCCCTCCCCGGTTGACTCTGCAGCACCACACTGTAGTGTAATTCATCGTCCGTTTGACTCATCAGTTGCATCACGCTGGTGGTTTTCAGGAAGGAAGCCGGCGTGTTTGTTGACGCTGTTTGTCTAAAAGGACAAACCAGGAAAGAATCACACTTTTAGATGGTGGAAAGGCTCCAGCTCAGGTACAAGGAGTCATGGAAAGCTACATCGGTGTCACAGTGGCTGCTCTGTCTTTGTGACCGTATATGATGGTGGAGCAGGGGTGGGTGCACAGGTCGGACCTGACCACGGAAGACGAAGAAGACCGCTGCCGCAGATCAAAGTCTTCCTCTCTCCTGGCAAATTCCACCGGGCTGCGAAGAGACTGCGTTCAGACCAAAGACCAAActgaaattaaatgtgtttgagaaaaatgtcaccGGATGACTTCAAAGGagaatctctcacacacacacacacttactgtcTCCGCCattgtgtgtgagtcagtgaaaGAGTGAAGGCGTTTGGCGTGAGTGTGTAATATTTGTCTATCAAGGTAGGGACTttgcatgcctgtgtgtgtgtcttgtgtctgtCTCCATGGCGACATTGACACGATAGGCCGTCAAACCAATTCTTTGAACTCCTTCAATCAGGAGACCGTTTGTCAAGATCAGTTCAGGGAAGAGTTATTAAGGAAGATTTAGAaaagagtcaaaaaagtcaaccttaaactagcaattgagaccattcATTCCTCAGGAAAACGTTATTAATCAAAGTGAGAATCAAAGTGCTGTTcacagtaaaagtagcagtgtttgtgtggcagTGGCAGTCGTGGAAGTCCCATGTCGGGGTTGGAAATCTCAGAAATTCAGATTTTCGACTACAAATGGCTGAAATTCATaggtttcttcttctcctggttTCTTGACCATGTtgatctcactgtgtgtgaacAGTCAGTCTTTTTACACCGTGTTTCCATGATGGTTCAGCATAGCAAGGTAAagcattttactctggtaccccaagggaaggctACCAAAACTGGAGCGGTTGGGGCCTTTTATTTTGGCGGTATCACAAAAAAATACGTATCATACCGAACTGAGCTATTCTTCTTGTtggagtaataaaaaaaagcctctttATTGATTAATATGGAGTATATAATTGACTAACAGATGCTTCAGCTTTCGTTCCCTCCTTCCTTGAACTCGAGCTTCTTTGACATTTCCAGATATTTGCTCGGCGAGCGCCAAAAGACCAATATCCTCCTCATCACTCCCTCCTTCACCATTTCCACAAGAGTGCGTTTGTGCTTGCGCCATTTGTGGCCTTTGTTTCCCACACGGAGGGGAATGAAGGTCAGAGGGACAGTGGAGGAGAGACGGCGACGATGACAGGAGCGGGAGCTTTTATTTTCTACTGCAGCTTCGCCACACAAACACCCCACCCAGCGCAGGTCAACATTTGCGCGGGTGGAATTAGCCCATGCTTcccactgatacacacacacacacacacactttttatatcttagtgaggacacatcattgacctaatgcattccctaaccctgTATCtgaactttaaccatcacaactaagagcctaacctgaaaaagccctttagcgttgtggggcccagacaaaatgtccccacaaagataggatTGTACGtgtttttggacctcacaaagatataaatacaagtacacacacacacacttgcaagcATTTTGATTTAACTGAAGATGAAAAGAGATGTCCTTCAGAGATTCATCAGCTTCACTTTCAATTTAaatttgctgtgttttgtgtgtgtgtgtgtgcgtgtgtgtgtgtgtgtgtgttgtgtgcatgtgtggtggCAGCAGCTCATGACCGGGCAGAGGGGAGTGTCTGCTTGTCCACACAGAGCAGGCTGTGACGCATGGTTTTGGTTTTCCAGAGCTAAGTgttggtgcgtgtgtgtgtgtgtgtcaccaaggttgtgtttttatcctcaccgttcatgtgtgtgtgcttgtgcttgtgtgtgtgtgtgtgagccatgCTGACACACGCTTTGCACTTTCCAGTGCAGTGTCACAGTTGTCAGCCCTGAATTGAATTGTCACCGTTTGGGAATGTtgcccacttcctgtttcatgagACGGTGGCTTCACAGCTCCGCGGCGACCGCGCTGCAATATAATGACATCCAACAATTAGTGGCCACTTGTGAATAAAACACCTCACTTGAGCGGCGCAGAGTTGTGTGATTGAGCCAGTGTTTGGCATTTGTAACTCCTTTTTTTGCCTGAGCATGAgttgttttgtgctttttgtgcTTGGATTTccttctctttgtttgtgttgtagagAGATGTGCAGTTTTCTGTCTGCTGAAGACGTTACTCTTCAAGGCCACAGTAGCTCTCCACATGAAGCCGTTCACTCAAATCCTAATATCTGTTTGCTTCGACCAGAGACGCTAAGTTTAGTTAAGAGCAGAGCAggaaacttttttctttttttttcatccaatgACCACAGCAGCTGACAAAGTCCAAAATACATACTTTGACTCCGAGCAGCCAAACATGACATAAAGAATAAAGGAAAGCTGCAGATGTTGATGGATTAGAAATAAGGAAACTCCTTGTTTAAtagaagtgattttttttttttaatggacattgtacaacatgtgcatgtttgaaGAGTCTGCGCTCTTCTGTTTTTAGTCGTTTAAACCTGGTCGCagatatttttacttttacttacgCCTCCGTCATCAGGTTTGCGGTGGATGTGGCAACGCCACACGCTTATGGGCAACTGCGATAGGGTCATAAGTGCTGCAGCTAACggtttattttcatcatcgctTCATCTTTGGATCATTTTCTCAATCGATCGAGTGTTTGTTTGGGccgtaaaatatcagaaaatgttaaaaagtgttgatcggtgtttaccaaacctggaaatgatgatgttctcgaatgtcttgttttttaatgactccgttttgatgatttctttgttgtacggagcaaagaaacccgaatatattcacatttaagaagctgaaaaatcagaaaacgctTGATTCATTGATTTAGTACTTTTACCATAATCATGCTTCAATAATGTTAATAAAGGTGGAGGTGAACAAGTCATTAGATACTTAAAGGTGACGTTTATTTTGTGGCCAAAAgccaaatattatttaaaaatgaactatAATTAAGGCTCTGTAATACctcaataataatatatcataCCATAATTGTATCTAGTATATTTGATCACGCActatttaaacacacagacaaaacccATAATTGCAGCATGTATGAGgtaatttatataaaataaagtttacacGAATAGAAGATATACAAGAAATTGGtagtaaaaaaagaagtataaaatacaaaatgacaaacatagAATAAAGTAAACTgaacaatcaataaataaaactcaaacctttaagtaaaaaaagttatttttatgaAGAAGGAGCAAAACTCAATTAACTTTCTTTTTATCACGATAATTATCAGTCTTAACtgattttgaacatttttaataaggttttgtatgtgtatgtatgtatatatgtggatatgtgtatgtgtgtgtgtatatgtatatatgtgtatgtatgtatatatgtatatgtgtatatatgtgtttatatatacatatatacatatgtgtatatatgtatatatgtacatatatgtatatatgcttatgtatatgtatatatgtacagtatatgtatatatgtgtatatgtgtatatatatatatacatatatacacacatacacatatacacataaccacatatatacataaccacatatatatacatatatatgtacgtatatatgtacatatatatatatataaaataatgtaatgcGTGCGTGGTTGTGTATTGATGATATCGGCGGGTGAAACCATGCCTCATCTTCTCCTTTTGTCCTCCTCCATCAATCATTAACTCGCATAAACAGAGCGAGCAGCTTTTTATCTCACATACCTGAGGAATTCAGGACCTGGGTGGTAAGTAGGCGAGGCTGATACCAGCGAGGGACACGCACACGTCCACGTGAAAGTGAGGGCGAACTTCCTGGTAGTCGCTCCTTCCTTTTTGTAGTCACAAAGAATTtgcatttgattttatttccaGAAAGTCTTTTTTTGAAACATTTGATATTTCCGACAGACATTATTAAACAAAACGTCAAAAACCAGCTGTTAAAATGTGAGGATTTGcttatttatgtaaatgtaaactgaacagctttggtttgtggactgtTGCTCTTACACATAGTTGCAGTTGTAGTAAAACGAGTATAAAAATGAGTGAAAGtcggcaaaacaaaaacatctcctTACAGTAGATCTTCCCCCGCCTCCTCCTGTGCCTTCTGTCAGTTGCGCACAGTTTCCACAGGGTTGTCCCCTGCTCCGGGTCTGTAATTAGGCCTTCTGTGGCCTGGCTGCTCCCCCTCTACAGCTGCTGCTCGCTGGGTCGAGCCCCGGCCTGGACCGGCTGAGTGTGGCGTCCCGCAAAAGACATCATGAGACTGTGAGCAACATGAAAGCGTGCAGGGacacaaaacactgcagtcGTCCGTCCGTCGGTCCGTATACGTGAAACGCGCCGCGCGTGTAGGGAC
This genomic interval from Solea solea chromosome 2, fSolSol10.1, whole genome shotgun sequence contains the following:
- the nhej1 gene encoding non-homologous end-joining factor 1 isoform X1, with the protein product MEVSGAPADVLLQSPWLPVNISGCQLLTKTWFGDSSYHILLTDMVCVWEEWMDSAAIQRRSQELNKRLRAPVKAFFSHLCEVVQPCLSGSGTGTDQADDEAQISLTTRREGGNMVMRLKSELAGLPFYWEFHCTPAPVTMACVQLVRPLLTMSRLLQRQVAQLGCLLMRKDAEIQDYRENGATLTRERLQTDVFEEQTYREDFMAKALPPLLSEQKDALGFDADLQGLYASVVAHGTERAQKRKLSEERRVDDNDEEPDLTPSLGVGSVSGETVECDQERDRNGQTEEAGAKMAERATVQQSRPARTVPAERPPSKPKKKKVGLFR
- the nhej1 gene encoding non-homologous end-joining factor 1 isoform X2 — encoded protein: MEVSGAPADVLLQSPWLPVNISGCQLLTKTWFGDSSYHILLTDMVCVWEEWMDSAAIQRRSQELNKRLRAPVKAFFSHLCEVVQPCLSGSGTGTDQADDEAQISLTTRREGGNMVMRLKSELAGLPFYWEFHCTPAPVTMACVQLVRPLLTMSRLLQRQVAQLGCLLMRKDAEIQDYRENGATLTRERLQTDVFEEQTYREDFMAKIFARRAPKDQYPPHHSLLHHFHKSAFVLAPFVAFVSHTEGNEGQRDSGGETATMTGAGAFIFYCSFATQTPHPAQVNICAGGISPCFPLIHTHTHTLFIS